A window of Hippoglossus stenolepis isolate QCI-W04-F060 chromosome 18, HSTE1.2, whole genome shotgun sequence contains these coding sequences:
- the agpat2 gene encoding 1-acyl-sn-glycerol-3-phosphate acyltransferase beta — protein MDALWVIPLLLVPLLMWTSSTFVFYFKKCFYVAWMMVLALVAIPLCILKSGGRDVENMRIIRILVRHVKYFLGLRFEVSGWEHLQTEGPYVIISNHQSSLDVLGLMEILPDRCTMIAKKELVYAGTVGLICWLGGIVFINRKKTSDAKSVMADAAKTMLDDQIRLWVFPEGTRNQTGDLLPFKKGAFHLAVQAQAPIIPIVFSSYNSFYLRKEKQFKSGTIRLKILPKIDTKGMTSDDVASLSDKSFNVMRSVFLDTSNSVPQSNGPSRH, from the exons ATGGACGCGCTGTGGGTGATTCCGCTGCTGCTGGTGCCGCTGCTGATGTGGACCAGCAGCACGtttgttttctatttcaaaAAGTGCTTCTATGTGGCCTGGATGATGGTCCTGGCGCTGGTCGCCATCCCTCTGTGCATACTGAAGAGCGGCGGCAGAGACGTAGAGAACATGAG GATTATCCGCATCCTGGTTCGTCACGTGAAGTATTTCCTGGGTCTGCGGTTTGAAGTGAGCGGTTGGGAGCATCTGCAGACAGAGGGACCCTATGTCATCATCTCCAACCATCAGAGTTCCCTGGATGTATTGG GCCTGATGGAGATTTTACCAGACCGTTGCACCATGATCGCTAAGAAGGAGTTGGTCTACGCCGGCACAGTGGGCCTCATCTGCTGGCTGGGCGGCATCGTCTTCATCAACCGCAAGAAGACGAGCGATGCCAAGAGTGTCATGGCTGACGCTGCCAAAACCATGTTGGACGACCAG ATTCGTCTGTGGGTGTTCCCGGAAGGAACGCGAAATCAGACAGGCGACCTGCtgccatttaaaaaaggtgCTTTCCACCTGGCAGTGCAGGCACAA GCGCCCATCATACCCATCGTTTTCTCCTCCTACAACAGCTTCTACCTACGGAAAGAAAAGCAGTTCAAATCAg GGACCATCAGATTGAAGATCCTTCCAAAGATCGACACAAAAGGGATGACGTCTGATGACGTGGCGTCCCTCTCCGACAAATCCTTCAACGTGATGCGCTCGGTCTTCCTGGACACCTCCAACTCTGTTCCCCAGAGCAACGGGCCCTCGAGGCACTGA